DNA from Coffea arabica cultivar ET-39 chromosome 10c, Coffea Arabica ET-39 HiFi, whole genome shotgun sequence:
cttgtttttcttttgatctCTTTTGTACGTTATGTCTCCATCTCTTCACATGGATGTCTAGTTAAATTTGATAGTTTGCATCATCTTGCACACCACTATGGATCATATCTGACGAACTTCAGTTAGCAATCCAAAGCCTCCTGGCACAGTATAGCATCATGTGATCTGCTCTCTAACTGAATGCAGAATGGAAATTGGCAAGTTGGCAATGATGTTCCCAGTGGAAGTTGAGAAGCATTCaggaaaagataagaaaaactAATTGCAACTCAATTACTGGCACTAATTTGCATGATCTGGGGAGAGATGATCAAAGCCAAGAGCCAAAAGAGATATACATATTGAACTGCAATACCAGTTGATCATAAACACCATACTCAGGTCATCAAATTTCTGCCGAGTCTCAGGTAGTCATTGAAAAACTCAAACAACAAAATTTGACCTATTGCCAACATTAATTCACCGAACTGCAATAAGAAAGTGTGCACACAAATTTTTGTTGTTGACATAGTAGAATCATCGAGTTTCTTGTACTAAAATGAAAACTATGGCAAAACTATAACGTTGCGAAGATCAAATACTACGTATACACAGTTAATAGTAGAGTGTTAAGAAGGTCAAAGAACAACCTTCTCACGCTAGTCTTCCCTCCCATTTCATCAGAATGATATGTTACTTCCTTATGTAAACATCTATCAATAaatttgcattaaaaaaaattctagacACGCAGAAGAAGTCGATAGTATTAGTAATACTACAGAAGGTAATCAACTTCAAAGTGGAGCAGCTTTTAACTAAGATAACTATCATACATAGAACTACCACAAGTCATTCTTAATAAATGCATTCATTTACATCAGGTAGTTGAATTACTATCCAGACATACACATTTAGAAGTTGACATTTGTGTCAAGACTGAACAAAAGAGTTCATATTTCATAATTACGCTGAATTGTTAAGTCAATAGGAAGTGACCCAAAGGCGTAACTACTAATCAAAGAGTTTTTGGTACCTGAAAGATTACAATATTCTTGTATTAAGCGGCTCTCTAAACAGGAACTTCTCCTGCATAATTTCCCAAAAGGAAAGTTTCAAACAATAATGCTATTATAATACAAAATGAATTACCAAGCCCTGAGAAACAGGGCTTCACATGTCTTACATTTAATCTGACATTCACCATGTTCTGCACACTCTTATCTTTTGATTCACGTGTCTTATATTTGTCTGTTCGTGCATATGGGGTCGAGATCTAGCGGCAGGTTGATTTTGATAGCCTCCTTAGTCACTCGTCAATTTAGAGTTTGTGACTAGCTCCATCAGAATAATAATTCGTGTTGAATATGTGTCCTGTTTCAAGAAAATGTAATACAAATAAGAAATCAAATGTAGGCTCCTTTCCTAATTTGTCTTCAGATGTAAATGGAATATAAATTATGTGATGTAAACAGGTAACCTATTGTTGTATTCGTGGCTTATTGGGAGCTTGTTCTATTTTAGCATCATTTTCATAGATAGGTTTATGATAGTATGAGTTTTCGAAACTAAAAGCAGTTAAACCATATATGGAGATGGAAAAAGTGCAAGTAAACGTGGAATTTACAGCCCTTACAGAAGTTAAATTTCCTGTGTACCAAACTTCTGAATTAGCTCATGACAGGATCATCCTCAGATGGTACCATACAACTCTACTCACATGTAGGATCTACATTCCTGAGACATGAAATGGGTCACCACgtagttaaattttaaattttgaaagtAATCTAAGCATCTCTGAACTGCTTCATCTCATTTAATATGTACATCTATTTGTGCTCTAGATGAAGAACTTAAAAATACTATAAGAGTCACAAAGATGAGAAACATATTCAGATCTAAATTCACCAGAAGCTTTGCTCCATTATTAAATCCATCTGGCAGTTCTATCTACACAATTAAAATCAGCAAGAAATTTTAACAGACAATGAACGCAAAAgggaaacaattttttttttaaataaagggAAACAAATATAAATTATGAAAATACTTCACTACATGAAAAGAGGATTTCAGGAGAAGAAAACGAGGAAGTGGCAAGGAGGTGGGGGCTGTCAACTATTTTCTGAAGCCTACTGCTTTTTCTGCAGTTGAAGTTTAAGCAGTAGCATTCAAGAGTTTCATGCAATATAACATCCCCAGTATTGGATATTAGCGCCAAATATCTTCCAAATAGTAAGTGCAAGATTATTAGAACAATACCTAAGCAAGTACCAATATCATCTTCATGCATGCAAAGCCAAGATAATTCTCAATGAGTACCAAAAAGAACCTGAATAAGTGAATTTGCAGAAGGGCATTTTGAAGTACCGCTAAAACTTTATTTGATGCATGTGatgaaataaatcatccaaCATCAAGAAGAGCACACTCAATACTATTTAAACAGGAAAGCTCCATAATCTGTGTTGTTAAAATCTGTAATGCCCTATATATCTCTGCTGTTTTTGGCCATGAATAATTATCAGATTGAAAAACCAATATCTGGCGTTGATCCTCAATCCAGCTGCATCCCGGCTCCTTTTCAATGCCATTCTGATTCAAGAAATTTCTAACTCTATCGACCTCATCCCACCTCCCTGACTGAGCATAAATATTTGAGAGAAGCACTAGACTTGATGTTTTATGAGGTTCAATTTCAAAAAGCTTCCTAGCAGCAAAATCAGCAAGCATCACATTTTTATGCAAGCGACAAGCCCCAAGAAGAGCACCCCATATTCCTGCAGTGGCTTGGACCTTCATTTTCCTGATTAACTCAAAGGCTTCCTCTAACCTTCCTGCTCTGCCAAGCACATCGACCATGCAAGTATAATGTTCAGCCAAAGGTTCAATGCCATACTTCTGCATCATGCAATTGAACAAGGTTAGACCTGCAGAAACTAAGCCTGCATGATTACATGCAGAAAGAACCCCAACAAAAGTAACTTGATCAGGAATGACAGCATATCCTTCCATTTCTTGGAAAAGTTTGCATGCCTCTATCCCATATCCATTTAGAGCATAGCCTGCTATCAAAGAATTCCAGGATACCACGTCAAGGTTATCAACATCACTGAATACATCTCTGGCACTCAAGATACTTCCACACTTGGCATACATCGTAATTAGAGCATTACTGACAACAATATCTTTCATATAACCATTTTTCACCACAATGTGATGAAGTTGCCGCCCAAATTGCTCAGCTGCAAGACTAGCACAGACCCTTAGGCCAGAAGCAAAAGTAGATTGATCAGGCTTCTTTCCATCACGAATCATGAGCAAAATATTCTTCAGTGCATCCATGTATAACCCATTTTGTGCATAACCTGAAATTACGGAATTCCAAGAAACTATATTCTTTTCCCCAATTTGCTCAAACATCTCAAGTGCTCTCTCCATTTTTCCTACTTGAGCATAGCCCGCAATCATGGTGTTCCAAGTATCTATTTTCTTTGGGGCCATATTTTGAAATAgatcgaaagcttcatccattCTTCCATGTTGAGCATATCCCACAATCATCGTGTTCCAACAGACAGTGTCACGTTTCCTCATGCGATCAAAAATTTGACGGGCGTCATCGATCCTATTGTTCTGAATAAAGCCAAGCATCATGGCTGTTTGTGACCTTACATTTTCATAAGGCATTCTATCGAACAATTTCTTTGCTTCTTCAAGCTAACCAATTCGGACATGACCACTGATGATGGTAGTCCATGATATAGCATCCTTCTCTGGCATCTCATTAAATAACTCTACTGCCTTGTCAACCTTGCAATTCTGAATGCATGCAGCCAACATCGCATTCCAAGCAACAACATTTCTCTCCGTCATGTTGTTAAAGAACCCCTCTGCCTCTGAAAGGTGGCCATGCCTTGCTAAGCCACTCAACATTGTGGCCCAAGAAACGACACTTGGATTGGGAATCCTTTCAAAAAACTCCCTAGCAGCATTCAGATCACCAGCTTGCGTGTACCCTTCTAATACCAAATTCCACGAAATCCAATCCTTTTCTTCCATCTCTTCGAAAAACTTAGCAGCCAAACACATTTGCCCGCTACGGGTATATCCCGAAAGCATTGTATTCCACGAAACCAAGTTCCTCACTGGCATTTCATTGAACAATTTCCTACCATCGCTGAGCATCCCATTATTGACATACCCCGTAATCAGTGCATTCCAACACGCTGCACAACTCTTATCGGGCATCGAATCAAATATTCGCCTTGCTTTTCCTACGAAACCGCTACGTGCATAACAAGTAATCATGAGACTGTAAGTAAAAGAGTCCCTTCGACgcattttatcaaataagtcaGCTGCTTCTTTAAAATAGTCATTATACAAGTAACCGCTCATCATTGTGTTCCAAGAAATCAAGTTCTTAAATGGCATTCGATTGAATAGAGCACAAGCCTCACTGATTCTTCCATTCTTAGCATAGGCGGAGATCATCGAGTTGTAAGTGACAGCGTTGGGATGTGCTATTGCGTTGAATACTCTGACGGCCTCTTCAATGTCACCTCTTTTGGCTAGCTGGGTTATCTTTAAATTCAGCTGAAAGACATCCTGTTGACCTCTTCTATTCAGATGACCTGCTACAGAATGCAGCCTTGCTTTTATCATATCAGCTCAATCAAGCGTAAAAAAGATCATCAGGCTTAGAGATATTCTGTTGTTTCTTGAGAGACACTGCTATTGCATCATTTGTGCTTTTGTGCGGAATTGCTCAGTTGAAGCCTGGGTTCGCATGTCCTTAAAAATTCCGCGTCAAACTCTAACCCATACATCTAAATTTTTTAACCAATCACATTGGGTAACTTGACAGATTTTTACTTTCATTACCAAACTCTCTCACTCCCGAGTTTGGATTATTTATTGGCTATCTTCTACCTGCTAATTTGAATGATTGAGAAAAAGGTAATTAACTATTATCAAACTAAAATTAGTACATACATAATGTTTAATCCACAcattaaattgaattttaaactTTGGTAGGGTCATATAACCTACATGAGAGTAATCTACATGAAAATGTCTATCATACACCTGTGATATACATCCAAAGGtgttagtgtaaaaaaaaaaatgattacacACATTCAAAATTATTAGTGTAAAAAGATCACTAAATATCAGTGCATAAAAAGATTGCTACCATATGTGCATGTATTTACATCGAGTTTCAGGATTTTAGAGTTCTCTTACCAAACTCTATTGGATTATCCATCGAATACACCTCATCAATATCAAATCCTGACGGATTACCTATCGGTCGTCTAATCGAATTAATCATCGGACGAATATCAAACTTTACCCTACCTGAATATTAGGCATcaccctttattttttttactattttattttatttttgaattgaGCATTAGTAATAACCACCCGTTTAGTTCTCACTTAGAAATAAAGATAGTAAACATGTGCTTAATTGTATTATGTTAGCATATGAAAACATTTTTCCTGTGAGCGcccccctccaaaaaaaaaaaaaaaaaaaagaagctattTCTTTAAAATAGAATTGAGGTTAGAATAATTAGAGATTCTGATCTTTCTTTATCATTTCCATTTCTTAAATCTCATACCTTCCCACtagaacaatttttttttaaaaaaaaaatagcaagtGTTTGTTTAGTTTGTGCAAGCGATATGTGATCGGTCCTGTCATGGCATAAAAATTGATTTTGCATGGTCCGAATCATGATATATAAATCTTGATACACGCGCATGGTTGACTCATGTATGGTTAACCATTGCACAATGAATATGTAAAAATGATTAATTATAAACAGATACATGACTTCTCACCAGAGCATGCCTGCAGGCTCCCACGAAAGAATTTGGTGATTTGGTGGCCGAGAGGTCAACTGTGAAACCGCATTCAATGAAGATTTGTGGTTTAGGTATACAGGGGACTGTGCCATTGAAGATGAAAGTGTCGAAGCTGCTGATAAAAAGGTTACGGAAGTCACTGATGATGATCAAGTCCACAGACAGGAATATGTTTTACGTTAAGTTTCCTTCTCCCACGTCCAACAGGATATCAAAGTCTCCAGTTCTTCAGTTGACAATTATTACTCGCGTTCATTAACTAGAAAGTGCGAAAATTTTCTCTTCGTAGTCATGAGTTCTCAGTTTTTACGCCATACTCACACGTCAATATTTTCCCAATTTCATATTATCCCATCTTAAATTGTAACATCCAGAGTCTCAAATTGTATTGACACTCTCTTTTCTGTGGGATTCTGGGTGAAAGTCGTCAACGATGACTAATTGACCAAATCAAGCGAGCCTGACAACTTGGCGGGCACACGGACACCATAAACAAAAAGAACACGCGTCCTATTCTTTTTAACCATTGTTGCCTGCATCAGAATTCAGACCCTGGAATATCAAAACACTGACCCCGGGAATTTAAGAAAACCTGGTGGAACCAACTAGCTACGATTGCATTAGACCACTAATCCACTGCTGAGCAACGTTAGCAAACACATGATTTTTAAGAGCACGAGCAAATTATTTCTGTAATTTTCTCTGCAACGAGAACCATGGACATCATCTTACTGCcatttctcccctttttttccTGTCTGTTTGACACAAAAGTTGCTCCTCCATTCGTCTGACTCCACAACATGAAAAGAAGGTCGCAGGAAGGGGCACGGGGTAGGGGCTAGGGCAAGAGCAAAAGCGCAAGGAATGGGAAAACATATTGCAACTCTATGCTTTAAATTATCAGTTGTTATTCGCTATGCCCAGTACAAGAGTAAACCTCGACTATTTTCATGACAAATACAAGCCTCTTGCAAGGAGTAGACAATCAAATCCTGCTCTACCGAAGCCAAACCAAGATTTGACTGCGAGCCTATAAAAAAAAGTACAATAAAAAAGTTCCAAAAACCGTACAAGCTCCAAAACAACCAAAAGCAACAGATTGGTAATCGTACAAGCTCCAAAACAACCAAAAGCAATGAAGCTTCTTATGCTATGAGCTTCCAGAGTGAAACTaatcaagaaattaaagaaCACCCCACACGCTAAGAATATTCACGATTGGCTCTTTACAAATGATGATGATACAGCTCGCAGCTACACAATCAAACATCGAGATAGATATCAAAGATTCCCAAGACCAAATCAGAATGAAAACGTAAAGCAGTTACCAAGAAGCAGAATCCTAATAAACCAACTGATCTCGACATGTTGCACACATGAACAAATGCATACTGAACAATCTAACTGTACACGATAGGAATAATGCTTGTCTGCTCAACTCTGCTCTTTTCCCATACTTGAAAGTAATAAATTAATTTCAGGAGTGATTCAGCCAAAAAATAGTACCTCGGATTTCCAGTTAATGCAACTGATCACAAGTTCTTGGGAGAATGGAATTATCAGGTACGCCATATGGTACCTGACACTCATCCCCAGCTTTACAATTGAAAAGGAATTTCTGCGTGCTTGTTCCATAAAAGTTGCTCCATCAAGGAGAATCACTAAGTGAGAGGAAAAATCTTTTCCAAATCTAAAGGGCATATCTCCAGAGTAATACAATcagactttaaaaaaaaaaaaaaaaaaaaaaaaccatgccACATATGTTAAGCTATCATACAGGATAACAGCAAATTATGGTtcagaaataaaaaagaataaaacaGAAGAGAATAAGTCATCCATTGAATGATTACAACTGATTATCACTACTAGGATCTCTAATTTCAGATTACAAACATAGAAATGACCTCGTTGCTACAACAACataaagttccaagaaattcAGGTTTCATAAGTGCAAAAGCTAAAACACAAACACCATAGATGCAGATACACACAAATGCTAAAACCATAAACATGAGCTATACATATACAACCTTCTACTTTGCTACCCGAATTATCACATCTGCAACGTTGCTTCATACCTGAAAAGTTATAGTTGGTATCCACCTAACTTATAAATCAATACGAGGCATAATAACTGGTAGAATCACGTGTATCATATCGGCCCAACCTAGAGCGATTAATATTATCCAATGCTGCCCCAAACACTCTTCGACTGTAATCATAATTGTTGCTGTCATAATGTGATCTATATCCATTAGAATGCTCATAATCATTGTTGTCATAATTGGATCTATACCCATTTGGCTGGTTTACAGACACGGCAGGAGTGACACGCACTGAATAAGAAAGCAAATTTTGTTAAACACAAAAACAGAAGAAGTTGTAAATATTAAATGCAAGGGTTTCTAAACGCAATGATGTCTTGAAAGTATGCATCACCTTGTGAATAGTTTACTTGGTGATCTTGAAACCTGCATGATGTCGATAACCTCATGGAATTTGGAGAAACGCCCATTTCGTTATACGCTACAGGGTGAGGCCTCGGTTTGTGAGAGGAACTTACCATAGGCAAGTTCATTGAGGGCCTGTCTTGCCCAGAAATCTGTTTTCAATGTCCAAATATTACTATACTTTCTATGCAAGCTGGAAAAATCATGCCTCCTCAACACAATTTACAAATGTCAGCCTACACCAGTTGTGTAAGGGTCCATAAGCTAATTCAGTTGTTGCCTCTTCAAGAGAAGATGTAAGCGGAAGCTCCACAAACCCCTCCTCAGGAGGAGCAACAAATTTAACCGTCTCATGGAGTCCCACAGAGAAACCAGTCGCAGGCTGACTTGGAGGCCAATGTTGAAGagttaaaacaaaacaaaacaaaaacgagagagagagagagagagagagagcacgAATAGCAGTACAAATGTAGCAAAAAGTTACCACATGATACAGCAAATTGAGTCAAACATAAGACCCAAacttgggggaaaaaaaaaaaagatggagtAATATAGTGTATAAAGTAAAACTTACAAGATGAATCACAAAGAACAAGGACATACCGCAAATTTCAATGTTCTTTTGTAAAGGGTTACAAGGCCAGAAAAAAGCTTGACAGCATAGTCTGCTACCTCTTCTGTTTCATATTGTGCAAATGCAAAACCTTTCGGCTTCTCAGTTTCTTTATCCCGAGGAATGTACAAGTCCACCACCCGACCAGCTTGAATCAGAATGTCATACAGTACCCTATCACTTACCCTCTCATCTAGATTGCCTGCAACAGGCATAACCAAAAGGCATTAGATACATCCAACTTTGATTAACCTACCATGACAAACGCGGTCTGTCAAGATAACCTAAATCACTGTGCATTTCCATTGTCCGATTACTTACGAGTTCTATTTAACCAGAACCCAAATACAATGATGTCTATTCTTTTAATTCTTAACAACAAACACTGGCTGATTTTCGGCGACAATAAATTTTACACCTCATAACGCAATAGATAAATTTTTAAGCACCATACAACATCCTCATTATAATTTATGGCTATATTGAAAGGctgaaaccctagaaaattctAACACGAGACATAAtagccaaaaaggaaaaaaagaaaatcaacaaCCATACTTTTGCCCCAAAATCAGCTTAAT
Protein-coding regions in this window:
- the LOC113715157 gene encoding uncharacterized protein isoform X2 encodes the protein MAAENPNCTVYVGNLDERVSDRVLYDILIQAGRVVDLYIPRDKETEKPKGFAFAQYETEEVADYAVKLFSGLVTLYKRTLKFAISGQDRPSMNLPMVSSSHKPRPHPVAYNEMGVSPNSMRLSTSCRFQDHQVNYSQAASCIIIICKEPIVNILSVWGVL
- the LOC113715157 gene encoding uncharacterized protein isoform X1 is translated as MAAENPNCTVYVGNLDERVSDRVLYDILIQAGRVVDLYIPRDKETEKPKGFAFAQYETEEVADYAVKLFSGLVTLYKRTLKFAISGQDRPSMNLPMVSSSHKPRPHPVAYNEMGVSPNSMRLSTSCRFQDHQVNYSQVRVTPAVSVNQPNGYRSNYDNNDYEHSNGYRSHYDSNNYDYSRRVFGAALDNINRSRLGRYDTRDSTSYYASY